The following proteins are encoded in a genomic region of Brachypodium distachyon strain Bd21 chromosome 1, Brachypodium_distachyon_v3.0, whole genome shotgun sequence:
- the LOC100838940 gene encoding chloride conductance regulatory protein ICln has product MAPGLKRFTDVAGDGTPLLDGASGEELVRVERAASVALGPRAPEAPGTLFVTTRRVIWLSEAEKGKGYSVDFLDITLHAVSRDPEAYPSPCLYTQLEAESGSDEDAGNLDSEALGDLQLAKIAEMRIILSDASQLDSLFDVFCQCAGLNPDPNVDENEENSWFHGEDMADGGWIHGDEHMADAIDPEFFTANPIGQNDGYDLNSSVLELQINDQRFEDADEEQVPRENGH; this is encoded by the exons ATGGCGCCAGGGCTCAAACGCTTCACCGACGTTGCGGGCGACGGCACACCTCTCCTTGATGGTGCCTCTGGCGAGGAGCTCGTCCGCGTGGAGCGCGCCGCTTCTGTTGCCCTCGGCCCCCGCGCGCCGGAGGCCCCGGGAACCCTTTTCGTCACCACTAG GAGGGTGATTTGGCTCAGTGAAGCGGAGAAGGGCAAGGGCTACTCGGTGGATTTCCTGGACATCACGCTGCACGCTGTGTCGCGTGACCCGGAGGCGTACCCCTCTCCCTGCCTTTACACGCAG CTTGAAGCTGAATCTGGCTCCGATGAAGATGCTGGCAACTTAGATTCTGAAGCACTTGGTGATTTACAGCTAGCAAAAATCGCCGAGATGCGTATTATACTGTCAGATGCTTCTCAAC TAGATTCACTTTTTGATGTCTTCTGCCAGTGTGCTGGACTGAACCCTGATCCTAATGTTG ATGAGAATGAAGAGAATAGCTGGTTCCATGGTGAAGATATGGCTGATGGTGGCTGGATTCATGGTGATGAACACATGGCGGATG CAATTGACCCTGAGTTTTTTACTGCCAACCCGATTGGTCAAAATGATGGGTATGATCTCAATAGTTCTGTACTTGAG CTTCAAATCAATGACCAGCGTTTCGAGGATGCAGATGAAGAGCAGGTGCCCCGAGAAAATGGGCATTAG
- the LOC100839553 gene encoding peptidyl-tRNA hydrolase ICT1, mitochondrial, with protein sequence MATAMSTRLLRLGFRHVPSLLLRGPLFPAPILGPGVGRVGLVRLRCSAADAGDGRGKKVSARLALAQQVMRDAEERAASAGSDPAPKITLDHVTLNFARSGGAGGQNVNKVNTKVDMRFNVEKAHWLGERIKERILQTEKNRINKDGELVMSSTKTRTQKGNIEDALQKIQAIIDAAAYVPPPPSEEQKKKIEKIAAAAERNRIQNKKVLSQKKEFRRNRTSWD encoded by the exons ATGGCGACCGCCATGAGCACCCGTCTCCTACGGCTCGGCTTCCGTCATGTCCCCTCCCTCCTGCTCCGGGGTCCCCTATTCCCCGCCCCGATTCTGGGCCCGGGAGTCGGCAGGGTCGGGTTGGTCCGGCTCCGATGTTCGGCGGCCGATGCCGGCGACGGCAGGGGCAAGAAGGTTTCAGCACGGCTAGCACTTGCACAGCAGGTGATGCGTGACGCAGAGGAGCGTGCGGCCTCGGCCGGCTCTGACCCCGCCCCAAAGATTACCCTGG ATCATGTTACTCTTAACTTTGCGAGAAGTGGGGGAGCTGGTGGTCAGAATGTTAATAAAG TTAATACAAAGGTTGACATGCGGTTCAATGTCGAGAAAGCTCATTGGCTTGGAGAGAGGATTAAGGAACGGATATTACAAACG GAAAAGAACCGGATAAATAAAGATGGTGAACTCGTGATGTCTTCTACAAAAACTAGGACACAAAA GGGCAATATTGAAGATGCTTTGCAGAAAATACAG GCAATCATTGATGCTGCAGCATATGTTCCTCCGCCACCTTCAGAagagcaaaagaagaaaattgaaaaaat TGCTGCAGCCGCTGAGAGGAACAGAATTCAAAACAAGAAGGTGCTTTCACAGAAGAAGGAATTTAGAAGGAACAGAACTAGCTGGGATTGA
- the LOC100839858 gene encoding IRK-interacting protein has translation MVSSPSPSPTFPTVASETKQRAGVATTASDKLDQKYAHSATPLHSHGGGGARKTPRRGKSEGGGADSAAAYVAAVSCSDCRFKQRVLAPASPGAVIRSLFGSLTRRSTPRSSPSPSPTSTASEGDGGEQWRLAAADLSRRLAAATRTRDDAVEETARLKHSLAELELKLARLEARVLPTPSAAAAFPVESFLRAVSTARATVRNLTRALSTHLRSPAAASPGAPNLESFLNRAFHADFELDTDGDAGLHTADPAGRCAANLAAYHAVAALTWEEVLLHGTKHYSEGLSRFCDAKMSEVVSSQGWARARPWPEPLLQAFFLAAKAVWGVRLLAHSVHPPLPVVRVDRGARFDSRFMEDAAAARAGRLEPASVKMMVAPGFHVYVAGAGVVKCKVVCFYNNNGGSRTGGHRDGGSSVNGGVGLGSSCSDVNGGVTVLRMR, from the exons ATGGTGTCGTCTCCGTCCCCTTCTCCTACCTTCCCGACCGTG GCCTCCGAGACGAAGCAGCGTGCGGGTGTCGCGACGACGGCCTCGGATAAGCTGGACCAGAAGTACGCGCACTCCGCGACGCCGCTGCAcagccacggcggcggcggcgccaggaAGACGCCGCGGCGAGGGAAgagcgaaggcggcggcgcggactcggcggcggcgtacgTGGCGGCAGTGTCCTGCTCCGACTGCCGCTTCAAGCAGCGGGTCCTggcgcccgcgtcgccggGAGCCGTCATCCGCTCGCTGTTCGGCTCCCTCACCAGGCGCTCCACACCACGCTCCtcaccgtctccatctccgacGTCTACGGCCTCGGAAGGCGACGGTGGCGAGCAGTGGCGCCTGGCCGCGGCCGACCTCTCCCGGCGCCTGGCCGCGGCCACGCGCACCCGGGACGACGCGGTGGAGGAGACCGCGCGGCTGAAGCACTCCCTCGCGGAGCTGGAGCTCAAGCTCGCGCGCCTCGAGGCCCGCGTGCTCCCCACGCcgtccgcagccgccgccttccccgtGGAGTCCTTCCTCCGCGCCGTCTCCACGGCGCGCGCCACCGTGCGGAACCTCACGCGCGCGCTCTCCACCCACCTCCGCAGCCCcgctgccgcgagccccggCGCTCCGAACCTCGAGAGCTTCCTGAACCGCGCCTTCCACGCGGACTTCGAGCTGGACACGGACGGCGACGCCGGCCTCCACACGGCGGACCCGGCGGGCCGGTGCGCGGCCAACCTCGCGGCGTACCACGCCGTGGCGGCGCTGACGTGGGAGGAGGTGCTCCTCCACGGCACGAAGCACTACAGCGAGGGGCTCAGCCGGTTCTGCGACGCCAAGATGAGCGAGGTGGTGTCGTCCCAGGgctgggcgcgcgcgcgcccgtggcccgagccgctgctgcaggcctTCTTCCtggccgccaaggccgtgtGGGGGGTGCGCCTCCTGGCCCACTCCGTCCACCCGCCGCTCCCCGTCGTGCGCGTCGACCGGGGCGCGCGCTTCGACTCGCGCTTCATGGAggacgccgcggccgcgcgcgccgggcGGCTGGAGCCTGCCAGCGTCAAGATGATGGTGGCGCCGGGGTTCCACGTGtacgtcgccggcgccggcgtggtCAAGTGCAAGGTCGTGTGCTTCTACAACAACAACGGCGGCAGCCGCACCGGTGGCCACAGAGATGGCGGGAGCAGCGTCAACGGCGGTGTGGGGCTGGGGAGTAGCTGTAGCGATGTGAATGGGGGTGTTACGGTCTTACGGATGCGGTGA
- the LOC100840157 gene encoding enolase 2: MAATIQSVKARQIFDSRGNPTVEVDVCCSDGTFARAAVPSGASTGVYEALELRDGGSDYLGKGVLKAVDNVNSIIGPALIGKDATEQTEIDNFMVHQLDGTKNEWGWCKQKLGANAILAVSLAVCKAGASIKKIPLYQHIANLAGNKKLVLPVPAFNVINGGSHAGNKLAMQEFMILPTGASSFKEAMKMGVEVYHNLKSVIKKKYGQDATNVGDEGGFAPNIQENKEGLELLKTAIEKAGYTGKVVIGMDVAASEFYGEKDQTYDLNFKEENNDGSQKISGDSLKNVYKSFVSEYPIVSIEDPFDQDDWVHYAKMTEEIGEQVQIVGDDLLVTNPTRVAKAIKEKSCNALLLKVNQIGSVTESIEAVKMSKRAGWGVMTSHRSGETEDTFIADLAVGLSTGQIKTGAPCRSERLAKYNQLLRIEEELGAAAVYAGAKFRAPVEPY; this comes from the exons atggcggcaACCATCCAGAGCGTGAAGGCTCGCCAGATCTTCGACAGCCGCGGCAACCCCACCGTCGAG GTTGACGTGTGCTGCTCTGATGGAACATTCGCGAGGGCTGCTGTGCCCAGCGGTGCATCAACTG GGGTATACGAAGCTTTGGAATTGAGGGATGGAGGTTCTGATTACTTGGGAAAGGGTGTTCTAAAG GCTGTTGACAATGTGAACTCCATTATTGGACCAGCATTGATTGGCAAG GATGCCACAGAACAGACTGAGATTGACAATTTCATGGTTCATCAACTTGATGGAACCAAGAATGAGTGGGGCTGGTGCAAGCAAAAG CTTGGTGCTAATGCTATCCTGGCTGTGTCCCTTGCTGTATGCAAAGCAGGAGCTTCTATCAAGAAGATTCCGTTGTACCAG CATATAGCCAACCTTGCTGGTAACAAGAAGCTGGTTTTGCCTGTGCCTGCATTCAATGTCATCAATGGTGGATCACATGCAGGAAACAAGCTTGCCATGCAG GAATTCATGATCCTTCCTACTGGTGCTTCATCCTTCAAGGAGGCCATGAAGATGGGTGTTGAGGTGTATCACAACTTGAAG TCTGTTATCAAGAAGAAGTATGGGCAAGATGCTACTAATGTTGGTGATGAAGGTGGCTTTGCTCCCAACATTCAG GAGAACAAGGAGGGTCTTGAGCTCTTGAAGACAGCAATTGAAAAGGCTGGATACACTGGCAAG GTTGTCATTGGAATGGATGTTGCTGCTTCAGAGTTTTATGGCGAGAAGGATCAAACTTATGATCTTAACTTCAAGGAAGAG AACAATGATGGTTCCCAGAAGATATCTGGAGATAGCCTGAAGAATGTGTACAAATCATTCGTTAGTGAATACCCAATTGTCTCGATTGAAGATCCATTTGATCAGGATGATTGGGTTCACTATGCTAAGATGACTGAGGAAATCGGAGAGCAAGTGCAGATCGTTGGAGATGACCTCCTCGTCACCAACCCAACT AGGGTTGCCAAGGCGATCAAGGAGAAGTCCTGCAATGCTCTTCTCCTCAAG GTTAACCAAATTGGATCTGTAACCGAGAGCATTGAGGCTGTGAAAATGTCGAAACGCGCTGGTTGGGGAGTGATGACCAGTCACCGGAG TGGTGAAACTGAGGACACATTCATTGCTGATTTGGCGGTTGGTTTATCTACG GGCCAGATCAAGACCGGAGCACCTTGCAGATCAGAACGACTTGCCAAGTACAACCAG CTTCTTAGGATCGAGGAAGAGCTTGGTGCTGCTGCCGTGTACGCAGGAGCCAAATTCCGTGCGCCAGTGGAGCCCTACTAG
- the LOC100840465 gene encoding geraniol 8-hydroxylase, which yields MEFSLLYTTYVILIVSSLYLLRRHFAAAACRNLPPGPRPWPLIGNLLDLGAQPHRSLARLAGRHGPLMTLRLGAVTTVVASSAEAARDFLQRHDAAFSARSVPDAARACAHDSFSMGWLPPSSLRWRALRKVCSAELFSPARLDGAHQRALRRDKVRQLVSHVTRQEGARVVDVGRVAFTTVLNLLSCAVFSADLADLDGSGSSEQFRDVITEFTSAVGVPNLSDFFPAVAPLDPQRLRKRLARVFRRLHAVFDAQIDRRVRERDAGEPPKNDFLDVLLAYRSPDDGRGFDRQTLRSLLTDLFSAGTDTSAGTVEWAMAELLKNPSSMAKARQELSQVIGSRSELEESDIAQLKYLQAIVKEVFRLHPPAPFLLPRQAAATTELRGYTVPKGTRVLVNVWAIGRDRELWSEPEEFMPERFMEKEVDFRGRDFELLPFGSGRRICPGMPLATRMVHLMVASLLWRFEWRLPREVEANGVDMGEKFGMILGLATPLQALAQPI from the exons ATGGAGTTCTCCCTCCTGTACACAACATACGTCATCCTCATCGTCTCCTCCCTgtacctcctccgccgccacttcgcggccgccgcctgccgcaaCCTGCCCCCGGGTCCCCGGCCCTGGCCTCTGATCGGCAACCTCCTCGACCTGGGCGCCCAGCCCCACCGGTCCCTGGCGCGCCTCGCGGGACGCCACGGCCCGCTCATGACGCTCCGCCTCGGCGCCGTCACCACGGtcgtcgcctcctccgcggAGGCCGCCCGCGACTTCCTCCAGCGccacgacgccgccttctccgcGCGCTCCGTGCcggacgccgcccgcgcgtGCGCCCACGACAGCTTCTCCATGGGCTGGCTCCCGCCGAGCAGCCTCCGGTGGCGCGCCCTCCGCAAGGTGTGCTCGGCCGAGCTCTTCTCGCCGGCCCGCCTCGACGGCGCGCACCAGCGCGCGCTCCGCCGCGACAAGGTGCGGCAGCTCGTGTCCCACGTGACGCGGCAGGAGGGCGCGCGCGTCGTCGACGTCGGCCGCGTGGCCTTCACCACCGTGCTGAACCTGCTCTCCTGCGCCGTGTTCTCGGCCGACCTCGCGGACCTCGACGGCAGCGGGTCGTCGGAGCAGTTCAGGGACGTGATCACGGAGTTCACGAGCGCCGTCGGGGTGCCCAACCTGTCCGACTTCTTCCCTGCCGTCGCGCCGCTCGACCCGCAGCGTCTGAGGAAGCGCCTCGCCAGGGTTTTCCGGAGGCTGCACGCCGTGTTCGACGCGCAGATCGACCGGCGCGTGCGCGAGCGCGACGCCGGGGAGCCACCCAAGAACGACTTCCTCGACGTGCTCCTCGCCTACCGCAGCCCGGACGACGGACGGGGGTTTGATCGCCAGACGCTGCGCTCGTTGCTCACG GATTTGTTCAGCGCCGGGACTGATACGAGTGCAGGAACCGTGGAATGGGCAATGGCCGAGCTGCTAAAAAATCCATCATCCATGGCGAAAGCTCGCCAAGAACTCTCGCAGGTGATTGGCTCCAGATCGGAACTCGAGGAATCGGACATCGCCCAGCTCAAGTACCTCCAGGCCATCGTGAAAGAGGTATTCCGCCTCCACCCACCTGCTCCATTCTTGCTGCCACGCCAAGCCGCGGCGACGACGGAGCTCCGAGGCTACACCGTGCCCAAGGGGACGCGTGTCCTGGTGAACGTGTGGGCGATCGGCCGAGACCGCGAGCTCTGGTCCGAACCGGAGGAGTTCATGCCGGAGAGGTTCATGGAGAAAGAGGTGGATTTCCGGGGCCGGGACTTTGAGCTCCTTCCATTTGGTTCCGGACGGAGGATCTGCCCCGGGATGCCGCTGGCCACGCGCATGGTGCATCTCATGGTTGCGTCGTTGCTGTGGCGGTTCGAGTGGAGGCTTCCAAGAGAGGTAGAGGCAAATGGGGTGGACATGGGAGAGAAGTTTGGGATGATACTAGGATTGGCCACGCCGCTCCAGGCCCTGGCTCAACCAATTTAA